A region of Lytechinus pictus isolate F3 Inbred unplaced genomic scaffold, Lp3.0 scaffold_23, whole genome shotgun sequence DNA encodes the following proteins:
- the LOC129261898 gene encoding uncharacterized protein LOC129261898, with protein sequence MDTSSPDDYDPYETDLDEAYVRYFQQEDGSPVDPVGPSSPKRPRVTEEVQCIDPTDQPSTSGLQSSRGQRGSRRKRRGRGRGQSWIDGFQSDTSSSLPEGETTNTGRAKGRGKGRGESRGRGGRGTRSRGGARGGAKGRGGAKGRGGARGRGVTRSRSRGRGRGGARGSAGVASRAEVEGDVERIQALREARKRKLKEDISRMSREEIESLLYKTIQRRPGMLFDLMMQPPDDNIPNGENVPWCTCGRCIDMPTDAERLCCGRNPQDCTSQHAVFELIIDEAALLIQRAMWIDLYNLEDDPQEPGEENRAMRHAAYRSFVFWQHGRLGQGNRRVIPSCCVTKIRSLYPSLNGLYTGYLPGRFV encoded by the exons gatGGTTCACCAGTCGACCCAGTTGGTCCTAGCTCTCCAAAAAGACCCAGGGTTACAGAGGAAGTACAGTGCATTGACCCCACTGACCAACCATCGACGTCAGGTCTGCAATCTTCCAGAGGGCAGCGAGGAAGTCGCAGAAAGCGGAGAGGGCGTGGTCGTGGACAATCCTGGATAGACGGTTTCCAATCAGACACCTCATCTTCGCTTCCCGAAGGAGAAACTACAAACACAGGAAGAGCCAAGGgaagagggaaagggagaggCGAATCCAGGGGGAGAGGAGGTCGAGGTACCAGAAGTAGAGGCGGAGCAAGAGGAGGAGCTAAAGGGAGAGGAGGAGCTAAAGGGAGAGGAGGAGCCAGAGGGAGAGGCGTGACCAGAAGTCGAAGCAGGGGAAGAGGCAGAGGTGGTGCTAGGGGCAGCGCAGGAGTTGCCTCCCGAGCAGAAGTAGAGGGAGACGTGGAAAGAATTCAAGCGCTTCGTGAAGCGAGAAAGCGAAAACTCAAA GAGGACATATCGAGGATGTCTAGAGAGGAAATCGAATCATTGCTCTATAAAACAATACAACGAAGACCAGGCATGTTGTTTGATCTCATGATGCAACCCCCCGATGACAACATCCCAAATGGAGAGAATGTGCCTTGGTGCACTTGTGGCAGATGTATAGACATGCCCACCGATGCTGAAAGGTTGTGTTGTGGGAGAAACCCCCAGGACTGCACCAGCCAGCATGCC GTCTTTGAACTGATTATTGATGAGGCAGCATTATTGATCCAAAGGGCAATGTGGATTGACTTGTATAATCTAGAAGATGATCCTCAGGAACCAGGAGAAGAAAACCGGGCCATGAGACATGCTGCCTACCGGAGTTTTGTATTTTGGCAACATGGACGATTAGGGCAAGGAAACAGACGGGTCATCCCCAGCTGTTGTGTGACCAAGATACGGTCTCTTTACCCTAGTTTAAATGGATTGTATACTGGTTATCTTCCTGGAAGATTTGTGTAG
- the LOC135158000 gene encoding uncharacterized protein LOC135158000: MGDEEGGSRGPKGASPGTRLVRRRESNKVYELSRKKRGTIRVHSEVFERWSELRGARGLTNDQFLSLLLDMSEEKEVTTDSEQSVVTGANLSMKTVQISTPGKDGTEVQVLLDSSSDDLSMPSSLHSKHSSDDLSMPSSLHSKQPVSGAPSSPPQQEELDIDNADVHDISVSFAEVGDYIYPHEEEDIVDDDDSDFAAEVLLQRRPEDIAFLRRIGEDEEVLGEQDELESSVQTTRSGLHIKVSPEEASDLGFVVISKPRLKQLAKEAYPTCAVCGAETTATVHDANGSAGHVTWVCPKEHERKFCSQEVLGRSHVGDVRLGSSILLSGNNFQKIQLLFRFSKLNFMSQRTFHALQAQYAIPAVEACWKGIQDTSITKHKATPVVVCGDARNDSPGHCAQYCTYTFMEHETNDVLHVGFVDKREVGMKSNVMEAKALKEGLSIMEERGLQVKEVVTDAHPSIGKYMRESKPEVKHSWDVWHGAKNLAKKLAKASSKASTRSLLYWVKHIIRHFWYCSKTCRGNLVDLKAKWHGLTHHVTNQHSWVAGFGGAAECAHGDLEEREEWLERGGDPHRALVQVCYDKRFLTNLGHYVNYRHTSMLESLHNHILMYASKRFSFRYPGYRARNLLAVIDFMSHKDRPYQTNADGTRKKVAVWSKHAGDYVAVRVKVPKTYDYIEPLMKDIFVRKATDEGPMFRRATIGPDDPRLIRPRLAPFPAPPIDEILARRRGRNEVEESEVD; the protein is encoded by the exons ATGGGGGACGAGGAAGGAGGGAGTAGGGGACCGAAGGGTGCATCTCCAGGCACCCGACTTGTTAGGAGGAGAGAGTCTAACAAAGTGTACGAACTTTCGCGAAAGAAGAGAGGAACAATCAGAGTACATAGTGAGGTTTTCGAGCGCTGGAGTGAGCTACGAGGAGCAAGAGGACTGACCAATGACCAGTTTTTGTCCCTCTTGCTGGACAT GTCTGAAGAAAAGGAAGTAACGACTGACTCAGAGCAATCAGTGGTGACTGGAGCCAATTTGAGCAT GAAGACAGTTCAGATATCAACTCCTGGCAAAGATGGAACTGAGGTCCAAGTTCTTCTCGATAG CTCCTCAGATGATTTATCCATGCCGTCATCACTTCATTCAAAACA cTCCTCTGATGATTTATCCATGCCGTCATCACTTCATTCAAAACA GCCTGTATCTGGAGCACCGTCAAGTCCACCGCAGCAGGAAGAACTTGATATTGACAATGCAGATGTACATGA CATCAGCGTAAGTTTTGCTGAAGTAGGTGACTACATATATCCACATGAAGAGGAGGATattgtagatgatgatgatagcgatTTTGCTGCAGAGGTTTTATTACAAAGACG GCCTGAGGATATAGCTTTCCTGAGGAGAATCGGGGAGGACGAAGAAGTCCTTGGCGAGCAGGATGAATTAGAGTCCAGTGTACAGACAACAAGGTCAGGTCTGCATATAAAAGTGTCACCAGAAGAGGCCTCGGACCTAGGGTTTGTGGTGATTTCAAAACCCAGATTGAAGCAGTTGGCAAAAGAAGCCTACCCAACATGTGCAGTTTGTGGCGCAGAGACAACTGCAACAGTTCATGATGCCAATGGTTCAGCTGGGCATGTGACTTGG GTGTGTCCTAAAGAACATGAACGTAAATTTTGCAGCCAGGAGGTCCTAGGAAGAAGCCATGTGGGTGACGTTAGGCTTGGTAGCTCTATTCTGCTGTCTGGAAACAACTTCCAAAAAATCCAATTGCTATTCCGATTCTCAAAATTGAACTTCATGTCCCAAAGGACATTTCATGCACTCCAGGCCCAGTATGCCATCCCGGCAGTAGAGGCTTGCTGGAAGGGGATCCAGGATACATCCATAACCAAGCACAAAGCAACTCCAGTTGTTGTATGTG GGGACGCACGAAATGACAGCCCTGGCCACTGTGCACAATATTGTACATATACCTTTATGGAACATGAAACAAACGATGTGCTCCATGTCGGTTTTGTCGATAAGAGGGAGGTCGGCATGAAAAGTAATGTCATGGAGGCAAAAGCCTTGAAGGAAGGGCTATCCATAATGGAGGAGAGAGGTCTGCAAGTCAAGGAGGTGGTAACGGATGCCCACCCCTCAATCGGGAAATACATGa GAGAATCGAAGCCTGAAGTGAAGCACTCTTGGGATGTCTGGCACGGTGCCAAGAACCTTGCTAAGAAACTTGCAAAg GCATCATCAAAAGCATCAACAAGAAGCCTATTGTATTGGGTGAAACATATCATCAGGCATTTTTGGTACTGCTCCAAAACATGCAGAGGGAATCTTGTAGATTTGAAG GCCAAGTGGCATGGCTTGACACACCATGTCACTAATCAACATTCATGGGTGGCTGGATTCGGAGGTGCAGCTGAGTGTGCTCATGGTGATCTTGAGGAGAGAGAGGAGTGGTTGGAACGTGGGGGAGACCCACACAGAGCTCTGGTTCAGGTGTGCTATGACAAGAGGTTTCTAACCAACTTGGGCCATTATGTCAACTACCG CCACACAAGCATGCTCGAGAGCCTTCACAACCACATATTAATGTATGCATCCAAGAGGTTTTCCTTTCG GTATCCTGGATACAGAGCAAGGAACCTTCTTGCTGTGATTGACTTCATGTCCCACAAGGACCGTCCATACCAGACTAATGCAGATGGAACACGAAA AAAAGTAGCAGTTTGGTCAAAGCATGCTGGTGACTACGTCGCAGTAAGAGTGAAAGTCCCAAAGACGTACGACTACATCGAACCTTTGATGAAGGACATCTTTGTTAGGAAGGCAACAGATGAAGGACCAATGTTTAGGAGAGCAACAATCGGGCCAGATGACCCACGTCTAATTCGCCCCCGTCTTGCTCCATTTCCTGCTCCTCCAATAGATGAGATCTTAGCAAGAAGAAGGGGCCGAAATGAAGTGGAAGAAAGTGAGGTTGACTGA